The following are from one region of the Nicotiana tabacum cultivar K326 chromosome 3, ASM71507v2, whole genome shotgun sequence genome:
- the LOC142174687 gene encoding putative mitochondrial protein AtMg00820, whose product MKQEVKALEDNRTWEVVDLPHGKRTVGSKWVYKTKYKVDGEVERIKARLVENGYSQQKGLDYHDTFSPAVKMVTVRSVIALQFPKDGTYIKWKFTVPFDKEISVKKFIWICRNVSKDRGNKSYASYSSPYMGLSKL is encoded by the coding sequence ATGAAACAAGAGGTCAAAGCACTAGAAGACAACAGAACATGGGAAGTAGTTGACTTACCACATGGAAAGCGTACCGTAGGATCCAAATGGGTGTATAAAACTAAGTATAAAGTTGATGGTGAGGTTGAAAGAATCAAGGCTAGACTTGTTGAAAATGGGTATAGTCAACAAAAAGGACTTGATTACCATGATACATTTTCACCAGCGGTGAAAATGGTTACAGTCAGATCGGTAATAGCCTTACAGTTTCCAAAGGATGGAACCTATATCAAATGGAAGTTTACAGTGCCTTTTGACAAGGAGATCTCTgtgaagaagtttatatggataTGCCGGAATGTTTCAAAAGACAGGGGGAACAAAAGTTATGCAAGCTACTCAAGTCCTTATATGGGCTTAAGCAAGCTTTAA